The Ramlibacter sp. PS4R-6 nucleotide sequence AAGAGGATTCCGGGCGCGGCCGCACGCGCACGCCCGAACTGCACGGATCGAGGCACCTATGAAACACTGGCTGGCACGCTGCGCCGTTGCGGCGCTGATGGGTCTGGCGGCAATCAACGCATCGGCCGACGCCGGCGCGCTGCGCGCCAAGTACACCGAACTGCGCGAGCCGCTGCGCAACAACCCGTACCACCGGCCGATCGTGATCGACTCGGCCGAGCAAGGCGACACGCTCAAGGGCGACATCTACGCGGTGCTGAACCACCCGTACGACGCGCTCGCCAAGAGCCTGCAGGAGCCGGCCGACTGGTGCGCCATCCTGATCCTGCCGTTCAACACCAAGTACTGCCATCCGGTGAAGGGCGACAAGGGCACGACGCTGGCGATGCGCATCGGCCGCAAGGCCGACCAGCCGGTGACCGACGCCTACCGCATCGACTTCGCGCTGCGGCAGGTCGCCGCCGGCGCGGACTATCTCGAAAGCCGTCTGGCGGCGGCGCAGGGCCCGGTGGGCACGCGCGACTACCGCATCGCCATCGAGGCCATCCCGCTCGACGCGAAGCGCACGTTCATGCACCTGAGCTATTCGTACGCCTACGGCGGCATGGGCCGCTTCGCGATGCAGGCCTACCTGTCCACCGCCGGCGCCAACAAGGTGGGCTTCTCGGTGGCCGGCAAGGACGGCAACGGCGAACCCATCTACATCGGTGGGGTGCGCGGCGCGATCGAGCGCAACGTCATGCGCTACTACCTGGCGGTGGATGCGCACCTGGCGTCGCTCACGGCGCCGCCCGACGAGCAGCTCGACAAGCGCATCCAGACCTGGTTCGACTCGACCGAGCGCTACGCGCGCCAGCTGCACGAGATGGACCGCGCGCAGTATGTCGCCATGAAGAAGGGCGAGTACGAGCGCCAGCAGGCGCTCTTGCAGTGACCCTTACTTGAGCCCGGCGGCCGCGCGCAGTTGCGCGGCGCGGTCGGTGCGCTCCCACGTGAACTCCGGCTCCTCGCGGCCGAAATGGCCGTAGGCGGCGGTCTTCTCGTAGATGGGACGCAGCAGGTCGAGCATCTGGATGATGCCCTTGGGACGCAGGTCGAAGTGGTCGTGCACCAGCGACGCGATCTGGTCGTCGGGGATCACGCCGGTGCCTTCCGTGTACACCGTGACGTTCATCGGCTTGGCCACGCCGATCGCATACGCCACCTGGATCTGGCACTGGCGCGCCAGGCCGGCGGCCACGATGTTCTTGGCGACGTAGCGGCACGCGTACGCGGCCGAACGGTCGACCTTGGACGGGTCCTTGCCCGAGAACGCGCCGCCGCCGTGCGGGCACGCGCCGCCGTAGGTGTCGACGATGATCTTGCGGCCGGTCAGGCCGCAATCGCCCTGCGGGCCGCCAATGACGAAGCGCCCGGTCGGGTTGATCAGGTACTTGGTATCCTTCAGCCACTCCTTCGGCAGCACCGGCTTGATGATCTCCTCGATGCAGGCCTCGACGAAGGAGGGCAACATTTTTTTGCCGTCGCTCATCTCGGGGCTGTGCTGCGACGACAGCACCACCGTGTCGATCGAATGCGGCTTGCCGTCGACGTAGCGCATCGTGATCTGGCTCTTGGCATCGGGGCGCAGGAAGGGCAGGCGGCCGTCCTTGCGCAGCTGCGCCTGGCGCTCGACGATGCGGTGCGCGTAGTGGATGGGCGCGGGCATGAGCTCGGGCGTCTCGTCGCACGCGTAGCCGAACATCAGGCCCTGGTCGCCGGCGCCGGTGTTCAGGTAGTCGTCGCTGGCGTGGTCCACGCCCTGGGCGATGTCGCTGGACTGCTTGTCGTAGCAGACCATCACTGCGCAGCCCTTGTAGTCGATGCCGTACTCAGTGTTGTCGTAGCCGATGCGCTTGATGGTGTCGCGCGCGACCTGGATGTAGTCCACGTGCACGCCGGGCTTGGTCGTGATTTCGCCGGCCAGCACGACGAGGCCGGTGTTGGTCAGCGTCTCGGCCGCCACGCGCGCGCGCGGGTCCTGCGTGAAGATCGCGTCGAGGATCGCGTCGGAAATCTGGTCCGCCACCTTGTCGGGGTGGCCTTCGGAGACCGATTCGGACGTGAAGAGGAAGTCGTTCGCCATTCGATAAACTCCAATGAATCACTAAGGCGCGTTGCCTCGTGCCGGAGCTTGGGGCGAACGCTTTAGCAGAATTATTTTTGAGTCGCCCTGCAAGTAGTTCATAACTCGGCGACGGGGACATTCTAGCCGCTTCATGAAGACCTTCCTGCGCGCGCTCGCGCTGCTGCCGCTGCCTGTCCTGCATGCGGCGGGCGCCGCCGTGGGTTGGCTGTCCTTCCTGCTGTCGCCCACCTACCGCCGCCGCTTCCTGGCGAACGCGCGCCAGGCGGGTTTCCGCTTCGGGACCATCCGGGCGGCCGTGGCCGAAAGCGGCAAGCTCGTGACGGAAATCCCGCGCCTGTGGTTCGGCCGCCCCGCGCGCACCGAATGGCGCGGCGGCGAGGTGGTGCAGGCGGCGCTGGCCGCCGGGCGCGGCATCCTCTTCCTGACGCCGCACCTGGGGTGCTTCGAGGTGACCGCCCAGGCCTATGCGCGCGACTTCGGGCCCATCACGGTGCTGTACCGGCCGGCGCGCAAGCCCTGGCTGCGCGAACTCGTCGCCACCGCGCGCGTGCGGCCCAACCTCGCGGTCGCACCGACGACCGTGGGCGGGGTCAAGCAATTGCTCAAGACCTTGAAATCCGGCGGGGCCGTCGGCCTGCTGCCCGACCAAGTGCCGCCGCGCGGGCAGGGCACGTGGGCGCCCTTCTTCGGCCAGCCGGCCTACACCATGAACCTGCCCGCGCGCCTGGCGAAGCAGGCCGGCGCGCGGGTGCTGCTGATCTGGGGCGAGCGCCTGTCGTTCGGGCGCGGCTTTCGCATGCACGTCAGCCCCTGGGACGAGCCGATGGCCGAAGACGCCGAAGGTGCGGCGGCGCAGCTCAACCGCCGCATGGAGGCGATGGTGCGCGATTGCCCGTCGCAGTACATGTGGGGTTACGCGCGCTACAAGCAACCGCGCGAGGAGCTGGCGCTGTGATCAGCCGCCTGGGTATCCTCTTCATGCGGGCGATCTCGCACCTGCCGCTGGGCGTGGTGCGCGCGATGGGCGCCGCGCTCGGTGCCTTCCTGTACGTGGTCGTGGTCCCGCGCCGGCGCATCGCGATGCGCAACCTCGAGCTGTGCTTCCCGCGGTGGACCGTGGCGCAACGCCGCCGCACGGTGCGTTCGCATTTCATCCGCTTCGCGCAGGCCTGGCTGGACCGCAGCTGGCTGTGGCATGCGCCCGCCGACGTCGTGCGCCAGCGCCTGCAGCTGGCCGGCTCGGTGCACGAGATCGACGGCGACGCGCCGGTGATCCTGTTCGTGCCGCACTTCCTCGGGCTCGACGCCGGCGTCACGGCCATCACGCTGCTCACGCAGCGGCGCATCCTCGGCGTGTACACCAAGCAGTCGAACGCCATCGTCGACGAATGGATCTTCGAGGGCCGCCACCGCTTCACAACCGATTCGCGCGCGGTGCACCGCTCCGAAGGCGTGCGCGACATGATCGCGGCCGTGCGCGGCGGCGCGGCGATGTACCTGCTGCCCGACATGAATTTCGGCGCGGAGGATTCGATCTTCGTGCCGTTCTACGGCGTGCAGGCCGCCACCGTGCCGTCGCTGCCGCGCTTCGCGCGCCTGTGCAAGGCCAAGGTGGTGCCGCTCACCACGAAGCTCACGGACGCGGGCTACGAAGTGCGCCTGCACCCGGCCTGGGACGACTACCCGACGAGCGACGTCGCGGCCGACACGGCGCTGATGAACAAGCGCCTGGAGGTCTACATCGACGAGATGCCCGACCAGTACTACTGGGTGCACAAGCGCTTCAAGACGCGCCCGCCCGGCGAGCCGCCGGTGTACTAGCTGTTGGCGAGGAAGGTGGCCAGGCGGTCCGCGACGAAGCGCGGGCGCTCGTGCACGATCCAGTGCGTCGCGTCGGGCACGCGTTCCACCGTGAGCCTTGGGATGTACTCCTCGAGCCCGTCGACGAGCTCGGGGCACAGCGCGTCGTCCCGCATCGCCCACAGCACGAAAGTCGGGATGTTCACGGTGAGCATCTCGCGCGGCAAGGTGACGGCCCCCGCGGCGGGGTCGCCCTCGCGCCCCGGGCGCAGCGGCGAGGCGCGGTAGTAGTTCAGGCCGCCCTGCAGGCTGGCATCCCACACCTCCCGGTACTGCTGTTTCACGGATTCCGTCAGCCACTCGCCGCCGTGCTCCTTGAAGAAGCCGAACAGGCGCCGGTAGTCGCCTTCGCGCAGGAGCGCCGCCGCGTCGTCGCGGATCAGGAAGTTCATGTACGCGCTGGCCGCCTGCTGCTTCGGGCTGCGCTGCAGCTCGCGCAGGAAGGTGCCGGGGTGCGGCGAATTGACGATCATCAGCCGCTTCGTGACCTCGGGCCGCTGGTTGGCGATGTTCCAGGCGATGGCGCCGCCCCAGTCGTGCGCGATGAGGCATTCCAGCGGCTGGCCCTCGATGCCGATGAGCGTGACGATGTCCTGCAGGATGTGCTTGGCGCGGTACTGCTGCACCTCCTCGGGCTGGGAGGACTTCTCGAAACCGCGCAGGTTGGGCGCCACGGCGCGGTACCCGCGCGCGCCGAAATGCTCCAGCAGCTCGTCCCACACGAACGCCGCCTCGGGAAAGCCGTGCAGGAACATCAGCACGGGCTTGCCGCGCTCGCCCGCGGCGCGGCAGCTCAGGGTGATGCCGTGCGGCAGCTGCCGCTGGAAGGTCTCGATCGTCATGGGTTCTCCGCGTGCGTCCAGTTCCACAGGAGCAAGGCGGTTTCTTCCACCCCCTGCTTCCTGAGTGCGGAGAACAGTTTCACTTCACCGCCGCCGGCTTGCAGTCGCGCAATCGACAGCGCCTTGGCCCCTTCGCTGCGCGTGAGCTTGTCGGCCTTGGTCAGCAGCACCAGGAATTTCAGGCCCTGCTCGACCCGCGGGCGGATGACTTCCAGCAGGATCTCGTCCAGCTCGGTCACGCCCTGGCGCGGGTCGACCAGGAGCACCACACCCCTCAGGTTGGGCCGGGTGACCAGGTAATTGGCCATCACCTGCTGCCAGCGCGCCTTGTCCTGCTTGGGCACGGCCGCGTAGCCGTAGCCCGGCAGGTCGGCCAGCACAGCATCCGTGATGCCCTGCTTGCCCAGCGAGAACAGGTTGATGCTCTGGGTACGCCCGGGCGTCTTGGAGGCGAAGGCCAGTCGCTTCTGCTGCGCCAGGGTGTTGATGCAGGTGGACTTGCCCGCGTTGGAGCGGCCGACGAAGGCCACCTCGGGGATGGCGCTTTCGGGCAGGAATTCGAGGGTGGGCGCCGTGGTGAGGAAGCGCGCGGTGTGCATCCAGGCCAGCGCCTGCGCCGCCGTGCGCGCGCCGGCCGGCGCCGGGGAGGAGGTCATGGGGGCGCATTGTAGAATCGTGCGGTTTTGCGCCCCCGCGCGCGCCCCAAAAACAAGACCCAGCCCATGAAGCCGTTCGCCCTCGTGCTTGCCGCCCTGATCGCGGTGCCCGCCTCCCTGTCGTTCGCCGCCGGAAGCGCGCCGCAGCCGGCCGCCGCGGCCCCTGCCGCCGCCAAGCCCGACCTGAACGCCGGCAGCACCAAGTACGGCGCGGTGTGCGCGGCCTGCCACGGCGCCGACGGCAACTCCGGCGTGCCCGCGAACCCCAAGCTCGCGCAGCAGCACCCCGAATACATCGTCAAGCAGCTCGCCGAGTTCAAGAGCGGCAAGCGCCCCAGCCCCATCATGCAGCCCATGGCCGCGCAGCTCTCGGATGCCGACATGCGCAACATCGCCTACTGGGCCGGCTCGCAGAAGGCCAAGACCGGCTTCGCGAAGGACAAGGAGCTGGTCACCCTGGGCGAGAAAATCTACCGCGGCGGCATCCTCGAGAAGCAGGTCGCTGCCTGTGCCGGCTGCCACAGCCCCAACGGCGCCGGCATTCCCGCGCAGTTCCCGCGCCTGTCCGGCCAGCATGCCGACTACACCTACGCGCAGCTCGTCAGCTTCCAGACCGGCGCGCGCAAGAACAGCCCGCAGATGGTGGACATCGCCACCCGCCTGTCCGAGCGCGAGATGAAGGCCGTGGCCGACTACATCGCCGGGTTGCGCTGAATCAAGCTGAACCAACCGCCGCACAACTAGCCTAAGAAGGGCGGGCAAGGAGCCCGCCCTTTTGTTTTCATGACCACCGCCACGTCCGGCCTGCAGATCCGAAGCGAATCGCCGCGCCTGCGCACGGCGGTGGAGCTGCTGTCGTCGATGCGCTTCTCGATCTCGCTGCTGACGGTGATCTGCATCGCATCCGTGATCGGCACCATCATCCAGCAGCAGGAGCCGCTGGTGAACTACGTGGACAAGTTCGGACCCTTCTGGGCCCAGCTGTTCATGGCGCTCAAGCTCAACGCGGTCTACAGCGCCGCGTGGTTCCTCGTGATCCTGGCGTTCCTCGTCGTCAGCACGTCGCTGTGCATCGCGCGCAACACGCCGAAGATCGTCACCGACCTGCGCGCGTACAAGGAGAACATGCGCGAGCAGAGCCTGCGCGCCTTCCACCACCGCGCCGAGGCGCCGGTGGCGCAAGCGCCCGAGGCGGCCGCCTCGCGCATCGCGCAGGTGCTGGTGCACGGCGGCTGGAAGGTGAAGCTGCAGCAGCGCGATTCGGGCTGGATGGTGGCCGCCAAGCGCGGGGCGGCCAACAAGGTCGGCTACCTCGCCGCGCACAGCGCCATCGTGCTGGTGTGCCTGGGCGGCCTGCTCGACGGCGACATGATCGTGCGCGCGCAGATGTGGCTGGGCGGCAAGACGGCGTTCAACGGCGGCGGGATGATCGCCGACGTGCCGGCGCAGCACCGGCTGCCCGCGAGCAACCCGACCTTCCGCGGCAACCTGATGGTCGCCGAAGGCACGGCCTCCAGCACCGCGGTGCTGAACCAGTCCGACGGCATCGTGATCCAGGAACTGCCCTTCGCCATCGAGCTGAAGAAGTTCATCGTCGAGCACTACTCGACGGGCATGCCCAAGCTGTTCGCCAGCGAGATCGTCATCCACGACAAGGCCACCGGCGAAAAGATCCCCGCTCGCGTGGAAGTGAACCACCCTGCGAGCTGGCGCGGCATCGAGATCTACCAGGCCAGCTTCGATGACGGAGGCTCCCGCGTGAAGCTGCGCGCCGTGCCCGTCAACGGCGGCAAGCCTTTCGAGGTCGAAGGCGTGATCGGCGGCAGCACGCAGCTGACCAAGGGCCCGGGCGCAGGCGCGGAGAAGATGACGCTGGAGTTCACGGGCCTGCGCGTGATCAACGTCGAGAACTTCGGCGGCATGGACAAGGGCGGCGCGGACGTGCGCAAGGTGGACCTGCGCGCTTCGCTCGACGCGCAGCTGGGCGCCGCCAACAAGTCGGCGACGAAGAAGGAGCTGCGCAACGTCGGCCCGAGCGTGAGCTACAAGTTGCGCGACGCGGCGGGCCAGGCGCGCGAGTTCAACAACTACATGGCGCCGGTGGACATGGGCGACGGCGTCGCGGTCTACCTGATGGGCGTGCGCGAGACGCCCGCCGAGGCCTTCCGTTACCTGCGCGTCCCGGCCGACGACCAGGGCGGGCTCGACGGTTTCGTGCGCCTGCGCCAGGCGCTGATGGACGCCGACCTGCGCGAGAAGGCCGTGAAGCGCTACGCGGCCAAGGCCACCGACCCGTCGAATCCGGAGCTCGCGGCGCAGCTGGTCACGTCGGCCAGCCGCGCGCTGGCGATGTTCGCGGGTGTCGGTACGCCGCCCGGGCCCGGCGGCAAGCCGGTGGCGGGCCTGCAGGCCATCTCGGATTTCATGGAGGCCAACCTGCCCGAGCCCGAGCGCGCCCGCGCCGGCGAGGTGCTGGTGCGCATCCTGAGCGGGGCTCTGTTCGAGCTGGCGCAGCTCACGCGCGAGCAGGCGGGCCTGAAGCTGCTGGAGCCCAGCGAGAAGACGCAGGCCTTCATGTCGCAGGCCGTGCTGGCGCTCAGCGACGTCAACGCCTACCCCGTGCCCATCGCGTTCGAACTGGCCGACTTCCAGCAGGTGCAGGCCAGCGTGTTCCAGGTCACGCGCGGCCCCGGCAAGGGCATCGTCTACCTGGGCTGCGCCTTGCTGATCCTGGGCGTCTTCGCCATGCTCTACGTGCGCGAGCGGCGCCTGTGGTGCTGGGTCACGCCGGCCGGGGAGGGCGCCCATTGCGCCATGGCGCTGTCGAGCAACCGCCGCACCCTCGACACCGACCGGGAATTCGAGCATCTGAAAGAATCGCTCCTCGCAGCGAAGGCCGCATGAACACCGCCACCACCACCCTGACCCTCACGCCGGGCTACTTGTCCACCCGCACGTGGTTCGACTGGCTCTTTGCCGCCATCGTCGCCGCGGGCGGGGCGTATGTCTTCGCCAACTACGCGCAATACATGGACGTGTACGAGAAGGGCATCCTCGTCGGGGCGGTTCCCGCCGCGATCTGGATCGGCTGGTTCTGGCGCCCGCTGCGCGCGCTGATGCTGGTGGTCGCCGGCGCCGCGCTGCTGTCGATCGCGTCGTATGCGGGCGACCTGGCGCGGGCCGAGAGCGTCTTCTGGCTCAAGTACTTCCTCTCCAGCCAGTCCGCGATCCTCTGGATGAGCGTGCTGTTCCTGATGGCGACGCTGTTCTACTGGATCGGCTTCTTCGCGCGCGGCCAGGCCGCGGCGATGACCCGCATCGGCTCGGGCCTGGTCTGGGCCGCGGTGGCGATGGCCCTGATCGGCACGATGGCGCGCTGGTACGAGAGCTACCTGATCGGGCCGGACATCGGCCACA carries:
- the metK gene encoding methionine adenosyltransferase — translated: MANDFLFTSESVSEGHPDKVADQISDAILDAIFTQDPRARVAAETLTNTGLVVLAGEITTKPGVHVDYIQVARDTIKRIGYDNTEYGIDYKGCAVMVCYDKQSSDIAQGVDHASDDYLNTGAGDQGLMFGYACDETPELMPAPIHYAHRIVERQAQLRKDGRLPFLRPDAKSQITMRYVDGKPHSIDTVVLSSQHSPEMSDGKKMLPSFVEACIEEIIKPVLPKEWLKDTKYLINPTGRFVIGGPQGDCGLTGRKIIVDTYGGACPHGGGAFSGKDPSKVDRSAAYACRYVAKNIVAAGLARQCQIQVAYAIGVAKPMNVTVYTEGTGVIPDDQIASLVHDHFDLRPKGIIQMLDLLRPIYEKTAAYGHFGREEPEFTWERTDRAAQLRAAAGLK
- a CDS encoding lysophospholipid acyltransferase family protein, whose amino-acid sequence is MKTFLRALALLPLPVLHAAGAAVGWLSFLLSPTYRRRFLANARQAGFRFGTIRAAVAESGKLVTEIPRLWFGRPARTEWRGGEVVQAALAAGRGILFLTPHLGCFEVTAQAYARDFGPITVLYRPARKPWLRELVATARVRPNLAVAPTTVGGVKQLLKTLKSGGAVGLLPDQVPPRGQGTWAPFFGQPAYTMNLPARLAKQAGARVLLIWGERLSFGRGFRMHVSPWDEPMAEDAEGAAAQLNRRMEAMVRDCPSQYMWGYARYKQPREELAL
- a CDS encoding LpxL/LpxP family acyltransferase gives rise to the protein MISRLGILFMRAISHLPLGVVRAMGAALGAFLYVVVVPRRRIAMRNLELCFPRWTVAQRRRTVRSHFIRFAQAWLDRSWLWHAPADVVRQRLQLAGSVHEIDGDAPVILFVPHFLGLDAGVTAITLLTQRRILGVYTKQSNAIVDEWIFEGRHRFTTDSRAVHRSEGVRDMIAAVRGGAAMYLLPDMNFGAEDSIFVPFYGVQAATVPSLPRFARLCKAKVVPLTTKLTDAGYEVRLHPAWDDYPTSDVAADTALMNKRLEVYIDEMPDQYYWVHKRFKTRPPGEPPVY
- a CDS encoding alpha/beta fold hydrolase, translated to MTIETFQRQLPHGITLSCRAAGERGKPVLMFLHGFPEAAFVWDELLEHFGARGYRAVAPNLRGFEKSSQPEEVQQYRAKHILQDIVTLIGIEGQPLECLIAHDWGGAIAWNIANQRPEVTKRLMIVNSPHPGTFLRELQRSPKQQAASAYMNFLIRDDAAALLREGDYRRLFGFFKEHGGEWLTESVKQQYREVWDASLQGGLNYYRASPLRPGREGDPAAGAVTLPREMLTVNIPTFVLWAMRDDALCPELVDGLEEYIPRLTVERVPDATHWIVHERPRFVADRLATFLANS
- the yihA gene encoding ribosome biogenesis GTP-binding protein YihA/YsxC gives rise to the protein MTSSPAPAGARTAAQALAWMHTARFLTTAPTLEFLPESAIPEVAFVGRSNAGKSTCINTLAQQKRLAFASKTPGRTQSINLFSLGKQGITDAVLADLPGYGYAAVPKQDKARWQQVMANYLVTRPNLRGVVLLVDPRQGVTELDEILLEVIRPRVEQGLKFLVLLTKADKLTRSEGAKALSIARLQAGGGEVKLFSALRKQGVEETALLLWNWTHAENP
- a CDS encoding c-type cytochrome, with translation MKPFALVLAALIAVPASLSFAAGSAPQPAAAAPAAAKPDLNAGSTKYGAVCAACHGADGNSGVPANPKLAQQHPEYIVKQLAEFKSGKRPSPIMQPMAAQLSDADMRNIAYWAGSQKAKTGFAKDKELVTLGEKIYRGGILEKQVAACAGCHSPNGAGIPAQFPRLSGQHADYTYAQLVSFQTGARKNSPQMVDIATRLSEREMKAVADYIAGLR
- a CDS encoding cytochrome c biogenesis protein ResB codes for the protein MTTATSGLQIRSESPRLRTAVELLSSMRFSISLLTVICIASVIGTIIQQQEPLVNYVDKFGPFWAQLFMALKLNAVYSAAWFLVILAFLVVSTSLCIARNTPKIVTDLRAYKENMREQSLRAFHHRAEAPVAQAPEAAASRIAQVLVHGGWKVKLQQRDSGWMVAAKRGAANKVGYLAAHSAIVLVCLGGLLDGDMIVRAQMWLGGKTAFNGGGMIADVPAQHRLPASNPTFRGNLMVAEGTASSTAVLNQSDGIVIQELPFAIELKKFIVEHYSTGMPKLFASEIVIHDKATGEKIPARVEVNHPASWRGIEIYQASFDDGGSRVKLRAVPVNGGKPFEVEGVIGGSTQLTKGPGAGAEKMTLEFTGLRVINVENFGGMDKGGADVRKVDLRASLDAQLGAANKSATKKELRNVGPSVSYKLRDAAGQAREFNNYMAPVDMGDGVAVYLMGVRETPAEAFRYLRVPADDQGGLDGFVRLRQALMDADLREKAVKRYAAKATDPSNPELAAQLVTSASRALAMFAGVGTPPGPGGKPVAGLQAISDFMEANLPEPERARAGEVLVRILSGALFELAQLTREQAGLKLLEPSEKTQAFMSQAVLALSDVNAYPVPIAFELADFQQVQASVFQVTRGPGKGIVYLGCALLILGVFAMLYVRERRLWCWVTPAGEGAHCAMALSSNRRTLDTDREFEHLKESLLAAKAA